A window from Bubalus kerabau isolate K-KA32 ecotype Philippines breed swamp buffalo chromosome 5, PCC_UOA_SB_1v2, whole genome shotgun sequence encodes these proteins:
- the HES5 gene encoding transcription factor HES-5, whose protein sequence is MAPSTVAVELLSPKEKNRLRKPVVEKMRRDRINSSIEQLKLLLEQEFARHQPNSKLEKADILEMAVSYLKHSKAFAAAAAGPKSLHQDYSEGYSWCLQEAVQFLTLHAASDTQMKLLYHFQRPPAATAAPSKEPKAPSPAPAPAPAKAATAAAARQPACGLWRPW, encoded by the exons ATGGCTCCCAGCACCGTGGCCGTGGAGCTGCTCAGCCCCAAAGAGAAAAACCGA CTGCGGAAACCGGTGGTGGAGAAGATGCGCCGCGACCGCATCAACAGCAGCATCGAGCAGTTGAAGCTGCTGCTGGAGCAGGAGTTCGCGCGCCACCAGCCCAACTCCAAGCTGGAGAAGGCCGACATCCTGGAGATGGCCGTCAGTTACCTGAAACACAGCAAAG CcttcgccgccgccgccgccggccccAAGAGCTTGCACCAGGACTACAGCGAAGGCTACTCGTGGTGCCTGCAGGAGGCCGTGCAGTTCCTGACGCTGCACGCGGCCAGCGACACGCAGATGAAGCTGCTGTACCATTTCCAGCGACCCCCGGCCGCAACCGCTGCGCCCTCCAAGGAGCCCAAGGCGCCCAGCCCGGCGCCTGCGCCTGCCCCGGCCAAGGCCGCCACTGCCGCCGCTGCGCGGCAACCCGCCTGTGGCCTCTGGCGGCCTTGGTGA